The following proteins are co-located in the Engraulis encrasicolus isolate BLACKSEA-1 chromosome 2, IST_EnEncr_1.0, whole genome shotgun sequence genome:
- the LOC134464917 gene encoding perforin-1-like — MAASAVFILVTLCLSVIPPTTPSCTRGSFRECKEAEFAPGSNLGGEGFDITRMQRKGAFVIDMNLWRRENNTCLLCKNPYQEGKMQKVPLPVVHWRPIQKCSMKVASSQYQSSESLVRSVTSSVENNWKADLKVETKRVDGSLMLAGTNSHIAEYAMEKTKRDKYTFLSHKMVCSHYSYMVSNRPPLHPEFQYAINQLPKKYTTENKRRFYKLIDNFGTHYMTKVTLGGMVHSVTSVRQCMASLQGLTSDEVKMCLDLEASASVGDHAKAGAEMKHCKEAKERTEDKTSFSGSFNDRFTEVFGGHSTEADLLFSADKDPAAYKEWLSSLAANPDVINYSLDPLHELLPTNNSVRKELRKAIEHYVLERGLWQNCSEPCKSGIKRNPKEPCACSCHGNPGVGSNCCPTKRGLARVVITAVKATGLWGDTTTATDTYVKVFNSQNMQIGRSNVIWNNNSPQWNMIFDIGDVILSQSSMVRFEVWDEDSGWDDDLLGTCTTDIKEGTKDDACALNHGVFYYKLQVTCGPSLSGPSCSEYVSSPMNGQLEKLYVSRHARPIPKEMLLKMGVFSDDA, encoded by the exons ATGGCTGCCTCAGCTGTTTTCATTCTGGTCACTCTGTGCCTCTCCGTCATACCCCCGACCACCCCATCCTGCACCAGGGGCTCCTTTCGAGAGTGCAAAGAGGCAGAGTTTGCTCCGGGCTCCAACCTGGGCGGCGAGGGTTTCGACATCACCAGGATGCAGCGCAAGGGGGCCTTTGTGATCGACATGAACCTGTGGAGACGCGAGAACAACACCTGCCTGCTGTGCAAGAACCCGTACCAAGAGGGGAAGATGCAGAAGGTCCCACTTCCCGTGGTGCACTGGAGGCCTATTCAGAAATGTAGCATGAAGGTGGCCAGCTCACAGTACCAGTCAAGCGAGTCCCTGGTCAGATCTGTCACGTCCAGCGTGGAGAACAACTGGAAAGCCGATTTAAAAGTAGAGACCAAAAGGGTGGATGGCTCCCTCATGCTAGCTGGAACCAACTCGCATATAGCCGAGTATGCTATGGAAAAAACGAAGAGAGACAAATATACCTTCTTGAGCCATAAGATGGTCTGCAGTCACTACAG CTACATGGTTTCCAACCGGCCCCCTCTCCACCCAGAATTCCAGTACGCCATCAACCAGCTGCCCAAGAAATACACCACTGAGAACAAAAGACGCTTCTACAAGCTCATCGACAACTTTGGCACCCACTATATGACAAAA GTGACCCTGGGTGGGATGGTGCACTCGGTGACCAGTGTCAGGCAGTGCATGGCCTCCCTACAAGGCCTGACCTCGGACGAGGTCAAGATGTGTCTGGACCTAGAGGCTTCAGCCAGCGTGGGAGACCATGCCAAGGCCGGTGCAGAGATGAAGCACTGTAAGGAGGcaaaggagaggacagaggacaagACCAGCTTCTCCGGCAGCTTTAATGACAG ATTTACAGAGGTTTTCGGTGGCCACAGCACAGAAGCcgatcttctcttctctgcagacAAAGACCCAGCGGCCTACAAAGAATGGCTGTCCAGCCTGGCAGCCAACCCAGATGTGATCAACTACTCACTGGATCCACTCCACGAACTGTTACCCACCAATAACTCAGTGAGGAAGGAGCTACGCAAAGCAATCGAGCATTACGTTCTAGAGCGGGGACTCTGGCAAAACTGCTCAGAGCCCTGCAAGTCTGGCATCAAAAGGAATCCCAAGGAGCCCTGTGCGTGCAGTTGTCATGGTAATCCTGGCGTAGGTAGCAATTGCTGTCCCACCAAACGTGGCCTTGCTCGAGTCGTCATCACAGCAGTGAAGGCAACAGGGTTGTGGGGTGACACCACCACAGCAACAGATACCTATGTGAAGGTGTTTAACTCCCAGAACATGCAAATCGGACGCAGCAATGTGATTTGGAACAACAACTCACCTCAGTGGAACATGATCTTTGACATTGGTGACGTCATCTTGTCCCAGAGCAGCATGGTGAGGTTTGAGGTGTGGGATGAAGACAGTGGGTGGGATGACGACTTGCTGGGAACTTGCACTACTGACATCAAGGAAGGGACCAAGGACGATGCATGTGCCCTGAACCACGGAGTGTTCTACTACAAACTCCAGGTGACCTGTGGCCCCAGCTTGAGTGGTCCGTCCTGCTCCGAGTATGTGAGCTCTCCCATGAACGGTCAGCTGGAAAAACTGTATGTGTCCCGCCATGCTCGACCCATACCGAAGGAAATGCTCCTCAAAATGGGAGTGTTTAGCGATGATGCTTAA